AAACGATTTTTAGATTTTTCAGGCAATATTTCAGTTAAAAAAATCAATTTAGCTTTGGTGCGCAAGTTTAGATTGCACCTAAATCGTCAAAGAGACAGCAGGGGAGATTCTTTAAGTTTAAAAACACAGGCTTACCATTTAATTGCCTTAAGGGCTTTTTTGCGTTTTTTGGCTAAACAGGATATTGCTTCTTTGGCTCCAGAAAAAATAGAACTGCCGAAAACAGAAGAAAAAGAGATAAGCTTTCTTGAACCAGAAGAGGTTAAGGATCTTTTCAAGTCAGTGCCTGATTCAGGAAAAGTAAGCCATTTGCGCGACCGGGTAATTTTAGAGGTTCTTTATTCAACCGGTTTGCGCGTTAGTGAACTCGTTTCTTTAAATAAGGATGATATTAACTTAAAAAGGGAAGAGTTTTCTGTAAAAGGCAAAGGAGGGAAAATCAGAGTAGTGTTTTTAACTCCTTCAGCTAAAGAGTGGCTTAAGCGTTATTTAGAAAAAAGGGAAGATATGGATAGAGCTTTGTTTGTGCGCACTAAAGGTAGGGGTAATGATTTAAGATTAAGCACCCGTTCAGTTGAGCGTATGATTAGTTTTTATGCCAAAAAAGCGGGTTTAGCCAAAAAAGTAACCCCACATACTCTGCGCCACTCTTTAGCCACAGCTATGCTTAGAGGTGGAGCGGACTTAAGAGCAGTGCAGTCTCTTTTGGGCCATTCTTCAATTACTACTACCCAGCGCTACACCCACGTTACTGACGAACACTTAAAAGAGGTCCACCAAAAATATCATCCGCAAAACAAAAAGAAAAAAACTGGAGAATAGAGTTTTTACTCTTTAGTTATTTGTTTGCTGTGCTTTTTGAGATATTCTTTGGCTTCTTTTTTGTTTTTGAGTTTGCCAGATAGTTGCAGATCTCTTAGCTGTTGTTTTATTTTCCCCACCAAACGAGATGGTTTAATACCAAGGATTTCCATAATTTCTTCTCCGCTTAAAAGATGGGGGAGTTCTCTTTCTTTTTGGTTAGCCTCAATAACTTCTTTTACTTCTGCTAGTTTTTTAAGCATTTGGTTAAAAAGAGAAAAATCTGGTTTGCCTGAAGGAGGGACAGTGGCAGAGATATCTGCCCAAGTCAAAGCTAAAAGCTCATTACCTCTGCCGTCAGGGTTAAAAAAGTATTTTTCCAATGTTGAAAGGCGCATTTTTTCAATATCGCCGGCAACACAAACCATATGGTGTTTGACTAAAAATACTAATTTTTCTTTGTCTATGTGCAGCCGATGGGAAGTGGGGAAGATAGAGAGTTTAAGATGTTTGACTAATTTTTCAGTTATTTTGGCGCTTTCAGTGTCGTGTCCAGTAAAGCGGATTCTGTCCCCGGTTTCTTCTGGCCCTTTAAATGTTTTTGGTTTGCCTAAATCATGAAATAGAACTGCAAGTTTAGTATGGATTGAGATTGGGTTTAGCTCTACAGGAAAGGAGATTTTTCCGTCTGCAAGCTTCTGTTCTAAAAGCTTTAACTTTTTGAGAGCAAGCAAGGTGTGGGTGTAAACATCGCCTTCAGAGTGAAACTCTTCAGGTTGAGGTACTTTTTTAAGAGCCTCAACTTCAGGCAGTATAAGGGGTAAAACGCCGCTGGCATCCAAAAGTTCTATCATTCTTTCTGGGTCAGCAAAAAAACCTTTTAAAAACTCAGTAGCGATTACTTCTTCAGCCACGCGAGGCATTCCTGTCTCTGTTTTGGTTGTTATTTGTTGGGATAGTTTTTTCATTGCCGCAAAGGTTTTCTCTTCTATGTTAAATCCCAACTCACAAGCTAGTCTTATCCCTCTTAATATCCTTGAAGGGTCTTCTAAAAACCTTTCTTCAGGTTTGCCTACAGCGCGAATAACTTTTTGGCAGATGTCTTTTTTGCCTTCAAAAGGATCAACTAATTTTCCGTCTAAACTTAAAGCCATAGCATTAATAGTAAAATCGCGGCGGGAAAGATCTTTTTCTAAATCTACTCCTAAAGAGGGTTGGAGATTTTTATATCCCAATCCTGTCCAGCGGTCTTCCCGCGGCAGAGCAACATCAATGATTTTTTTTGTACCAGAGGGTTTAAATTTAAAAACACCAAAATTGCGGGATTCAACCGGTTTTATATCTCCGTACTGAGAGAGTATTTTTTCTATTTCTTGAGGGCTTAGACTTAAGACTACAAAATCAAAATCTTTACTTTTTCTATCCAAAAGCCAATCTCTGACAGCGCCGCCAACCAAAAATATCTGATCCGGAGAAAAGCCACCCAGAAAACTCATTTCTGGCTGTTTTTTAAGGGCAGTGAGATTTTGGCAAAGTTTCTCTTTTTGTGTTTGTTTGAAATCTGGTTTACTACCCATTTTCACTTGTTAATATAACAAAACTTTAATAGAAAACAAAAATATAAAGCTTTTTGGAGGATTTCTTGATTTTAACAGAGGCCTCCTCTATTCTTATGCTAAATGGCTCTTAAAGTAGGGATTGTTGGTTTGGCTAATGTAGGAAAATCTACTCTTTTTAATGCTTTAGTAGAGCAGGAGCAGGCTGAAGTAGGCAATTATCCTTTTACCACTATTGATCCCAATACAGCTGTAGTTGAAGTGCCTGATAGAAGTCTTGATAAATTAAAAGAGTTTTTGGGGGTTTCTCAAAAAATACCGGCAACAATTGAGTTTGTTGATATTGCTGGTTTAATCAAAGGAGCTCATAAAGGCGAGGGTTTGGGAAATCAGTTTTTAGACCATATCCGCAGAATGAACGCTTTGATTATAGTTTTAAGGGCTTTTGAGAGCAAAGAAATTAGTTTTAGCGCCGGCGGACCAAAAGAGCAGTTGGAGATTGTTTTGGGTGAATTATGGCAAAAAGACAGGGAGACATTGACAAGAAAAATTGAGGAGCTTCGACCTAAAGCTAAAGCAGATAAGAAATGGCAGAAGTTTGTTGAAATTTTAGAGAATTTTATCCAAGCAATTGACCAAAAAAAAGATCCAAAATTTTTGTATAAAAAATTAGATAAAGAAGAGAAAAAATTTATTCGTTCTTTGTTTTTACTTTCTCTCAAGCCATATTTTTTAGTTGTTAATGTTTCTGAAAATGAAGCCTCTGAGCAAAGTGAGAAGTTTGGTTTTAAAAAGGCGGTAGTTGTTTCTGCTAAAACAGAAAAAGAGCTTATCGAGCTTGACCCAAAAGATCAGAAGGAGTATTTGGAGGTTTTGGGTTTAAATGAGCGGGTCCTAAAACGTATTATTAAAAAGGCTTACTCTCTTTTAGATCTAATCACTTTTTATACTTATAAGCCAAAAGAGATGGTTCAGGCTTGGGCTTTAAAAAAGGGAAGCTCAATAATAAAGGCAGCAGGAAAAATTCATACTGATTTTGCTAAAAACTTTATTAAAGCAGAAGTAATAAATACTAAAGAGCTGTTGCAATACTCTTCTCTTAAAGAAGCAGGGGAGAAGGGGAAAATAAAAATTAAAGGTCGGGATTATAAGGTTAAAGACAAAGATTTGATCTATATACACCACTCTTAAATCTTGCCAAAGTGTTTTTTGTCTGTTAGACTAAATCAAAACTTAGTTTTCAGGTATGAATGAGTATTTGCTTGCTTTACTTTTCACATTAGAGACAAAAGCTAAAGAAAAAGAAAAAAAGCTAAAAAGTGTTGTCAAAAAGCTAAAAGGAAAAGTTTTGGCAACAGAACAAAGGGAAGAAGATTTGGCTTATCCTGTGGCTAAGCAGACAAGAGCCCAGCTTTTAAAAGTATTTTTTGCTTTGGATGGCAAGGATTTGCTTGAATTTAAAAAAGAAATTCAGGGTGTAGAGCCACTACGTTATTTAATTGTTAAGTTTCCTTATTCTAAAGTTAAGGCAAAAGAGGAAGACAAGACTAAAACTGCAGCCAAAAAGAGCAAGAAGCCAAAAATAAAAAAAAGAAAAAGGAAAGATACAAAAGCCAAATTAGATAAGGCTCTTAAAAAAGTATTAAAAGGATAAGATGAGGGGTTTCAACAGAGTTATTATTGCTGGCAATGTCACCAAGGATCCGGAGTTGCGCACTACGCCTTCAGGGCAGTCAGTGACTTCTTTTTCTGTAGCCACAAACAGAAAGTATAAGGACGCCTCGGGGGAACTACAAGAGACTACAGAGTTTCACAATGTTGTTGCCTGGGGGAAATTAGCAGAGCTTTGTACCCAGTTGCTTCACAAGGGCAGCGGGGTGCTTATTGAAGGCAGGTTGCAAACCAGAAGTTGGGAAGGGCAGGATGGAGTTAAGCGTCAGACTACGGAGATTGTAACTGAAAATATGGTAGCGTTATCCCCTAAAGGGGCGACAGAAATATCGGCTGAGGATACGGCAGAAGAAAAGACGGATTTAGAAAATCAGAAAAAAGAAAGAAGCAAAGAACCAAAAAAGGAAGATAAAAAAGACGAAGAGGAAATAATTGATATTGACGAAATTGAGTTTTGATTATGAGAAAAAAATGTTTTCTTTGCGGTAAAAAAATTCAAGCCATTGATTTTACTGAAAAAGAATTGCTTTCTCAGTTTATGACTGAGAGCGGTAAAATTTTGCCTCGTAAAAAACTGCGTCTGTGCAGTAAGCATCGTCGCCAGATTAAAAAAGCCATTAAAAGGGCGAGAAATTTGGGACTTTTACCTTTTGTGGTAAAATAAGCCTAATGCAAAGTTTAAGATCTCTTTTGGGGCGGAGTGTAGTTAGTGTTCAGACACAAAAAAAATTGGGAAAAATAAAATGTGGGGTTGTTGATCCGGATACAGGGAGATTAGTTGCTTTTGAGTTAAAAACTGCACTAAGACAAAATTGGTTAGCTTTGGTTGATATTCGCGAGTATGGCGAAGACGAAGTTTTAATTAATTCTGAAGGTAAATTGGTGGTTTTGGATGATTTGCCCCGGGTAAAGAAACTTTTGCAGTCTCCTTTAAAGGTAGTGGAGGCTAAAGTTTTTACTGAGTCAGGTCGTTTTTTGGGGCGGGTTTCAGATGTTGTTTTTGATGAACATTCAGGCGAAATTATCAAATACTATATAACTCAGCCGTTTTTGCTTAGCCCCCTCAGAGCTTATTTGATTTTAGATAGAAAAGAGGTCTTGAGGGTAGAAAGGAGGGGTTTGATTGTTAAGGATCCTGAGAAAAAAGCTCCAGCCCAAGCTTTAGCCTGATAGGGCAAAAAATTTGAATAATGGAGTTTGCTGAAAAAGTCAAAAAAATAGTCAGAGTCATACCCAAAGGCAAATTGCTTACTTATAAATTAGTAGCTCAAAAAGCAGGGAATGTTAGAGCTGCTCGTGCTGTGGGTTCTGTTCTTAATCAAGCTTTTAGAAATGGCGAAAGGCTCCCCTGTTTTCGGGTTGTCAGAAGCAATGGTCAGGTTGGAGGTTATGCTTTAGGCGAAAAAGAAAAGATAAAGCGGCTCAAAGAGGAAGGGGTAAAAATTAAAGGGAAAAGGGTAGTTGATATTGGGCAGTACTTGTTTTAGACTGATAGCTATGGTTTTAGTTCGGGTAGAGAATTTGGTTAAAATTTATCAGCAAGGCAAAAAAAGAGTAAGGGCTTTAGATGGCGTTTCTCTTACAATTACAAAAGGAGAAATGGTGGGGATTATGGGTCCTTCAGGTTCAGGTAAAAGTACGTTGATGCATATTCTTGGTTTTTTAGATGCGCCAGATAGCGGGAAATATTTTCTTGAGGATAGGGTTGTGCATCGGCTTTCTGAAAACAAAAAAGCAGTTTTAAGAAATAAAAAGTTTGGTTTTGTTTTTCAGAGTTTTAATTTGTTGCCAAGGACAATGGTTTGGGAAAATGTTGTTTTGCCTTTGGTTTATAGCCGGCATAAGCCTAAAAATTCATTTTTAAAAGCAAAAAAACTTTTAAAAAGAGTTGGTTTAGGCAGACGGCTGTACCACCGCTCTAACGAGCTTTCAGGAGGAGAACAGCAGCGGGTGGCTATTGCCCGGGCTTTAATTAATGATCCAGACATTATTTTGGCTGATGAGCCTACTGGCAATTTAGACTCCCGTTCTGGAAGGCAGATACTGGATATTTTTAGACAGCTAAACCGGGAGGGGAAAACAATTGTTATTGTTACCCACGACAAGGAAGT
Above is a genomic segment from bacterium containing:
- a CDS encoding single-stranded DNA-binding protein, coding for MRGFNRVIIAGNVTKDPELRTTPSGQSVTSFSVATNRKYKDASGELQETTEFHNVVAWGKLAELCTQLLHKGSGVLIEGRLQTRSWEGQDGVKRQTTEIVTENMVALSPKGATEISAEDTAEEKTDLENQKKERSKEPKKEDKKDEEEIIDIDEIEF
- a CDS encoding tyrosine-type recombinase/integrase, giving the protein KRFLDFSGNISVKKINLALVRKFRLHLNRQRDSRGDSLSLKTQAYHLIALRAFLRFLAKQDIASLAPEKIELPKTEEKEISFLEPEEVKDLFKSVPDSGKVSHLRDRVILEVLYSTGLRVSELVSLNKDDINLKREEFSVKGKGGKIRVVFLTPSAKEWLKRYLEKREDMDRALFVRTKGRGNDLRLSTRSVERMISFYAKKAGLAKKVTPHTLRHSLATAMLRGGADLRAVQSLLGHSSITTTQRYTHVTDEHLKEVHQKYHPQNKKKKTGE
- a CDS encoding PRC-barrel domain-containing protein, translating into MQSLRSLLGRSVVSVQTQKKLGKIKCGVVDPDTGRLVAFELKTALRQNWLALVDIREYGEDEVLINSEGKLVVLDDLPRVKKLLQSPLKVVEAKVFTESGRFLGRVSDVVFDEHSGEIIKYYITQPFLLSPLRAYLILDRKEVLRVERRGLIVKDPEKKAPAQALA
- a CDS encoding MGMT family protein, whose translation is MEFAEKVKKIVRVIPKGKLLTYKLVAQKAGNVRAARAVGSVLNQAFRNGERLPCFRVVRSNGQVGGYALGEKEKIKRLKEEGVKIKGKRVVDIGQYLF
- a CDS encoding HD domain-containing protein produces the protein MGSKPDFKQTQKEKLCQNLTALKKQPEMSFLGGFSPDQIFLVGGAVRDWLLDRKSKDFDFVVLSLSPQEIEKILSQYGDIKPVESRNFGVFKFKPSGTKKIIDVALPREDRWTGLGYKNLQPSLGVDLEKDLSRRDFTINAMALSLDGKLVDPFEGKKDICQKVIRAVGKPEERFLEDPSRILRGIRLACELGFNIEEKTFAAMKKLSQQITTKTETGMPRVAEEVIATEFLKGFFADPERMIELLDASGVLPLILPEVEALKKVPQPEEFHSEGDVYTHTLLALKKLKLLEQKLADGKISFPVELNPISIHTKLAVLFHDLGKPKTFKGPEETGDRIRFTGHDTESAKITEKLVKHLKLSIFPTSHRLHIDKEKLVFLVKHHMVCVAGDIEKMRLSTLEKYFFNPDGRGNELLALTWADISATVPPSGKPDFSLFNQMLKKLAEVKEVIEANQKERELPHLLSGEEIMEILGIKPSRLVGKIKQQLRDLQLSGKLKNKKEAKEYLKKHSKQITKE
- the ychF gene encoding redox-regulated ATPase YchF, whose amino-acid sequence is MALKVGIVGLANVGKSTLFNALVEQEQAEVGNYPFTTIDPNTAVVEVPDRSLDKLKEFLGVSQKIPATIEFVDIAGLIKGAHKGEGLGNQFLDHIRRMNALIIVLRAFESKEISFSAGGPKEQLEIVLGELWQKDRETLTRKIEELRPKAKADKKWQKFVEILENFIQAIDQKKDPKFLYKKLDKEEKKFIRSLFLLSLKPYFLVVNVSENEASEQSEKFGFKKAVVVSAKTEKELIELDPKDQKEYLEVLGLNERVLKRIIKKAYSLLDLITFYTYKPKEMVQAWALKKGSSIIKAAGKIHTDFAKNFIKAEVINTKELLQYSSLKEAGEKGKIKIKGRDYKVKDKDLIYIHHS
- a CDS encoding ABC transporter ATP-binding protein — protein: MVLVRVENLVKIYQQGKKRVRALDGVSLTITKGEMVGIMGPSGSGKSTLMHILGFLDAPDSGKYFLEDRVVHRLSENKKAVLRNKKFGFVFQSFNLLPRTMVWENVVLPLVYSRHKPKNSFLKAKKLLKRVGLGRRLYHRSNELSGGEQQRVAIARALINDPDIILADEPTGNLDSRSGRQILDIFRQLNREGKTIVIVTHDKEVAKITKRRIYIKDGKIVSRL
- a CDS encoding 30S ribosomal protein S18, whose protein sequence is MRKKCFLCGKKIQAIDFTEKELLSQFMTESGKILPRKKLRLCSKHRRQIKKAIKRARNLGLLPFVVK